One region of Amphiprion ocellaris isolate individual 3 ecotype Okinawa chromosome 9, ASM2253959v1, whole genome shotgun sequence genomic DNA includes:
- the stk40 gene encoding serine/threonine-protein kinase 40 has product MSKRRSSERGAGETSGRASKLQCPGISGSNAKRAGPFILGPRLGNSPVPSIVQCLARKDGTDDFYQLKILTLEERVNSAGETQEERQGKMLLHTEYSLLSLLHNQDGVVHHHGLFQDRAYEIVEDREANKVRKMKKRICLVLDCLCAHDFSDKTADLINLQHYVIKEKRLSEREAIVIFYDVVRVVEALHKKNIVHRDLKLGNMVLNKRTHRITITNFCLGKHLVSEDDLLKDQRGSPAYISPDVLSGRPYRGKPSDMWALGVVLFTMLYGQFPFYDSIPQELFRKIKAAEYTIPEDGRVSENTVCLIRKLLVLDPQQRLTAGEVLESLSAIIASWQSVSSMSGPLQVVPDIDDQVNHPEHLQEAKVIEESSQYEFENYMRQQLLLAEEKNTIHESKSFLSKRQFGSIPPVRRLGHDAQPVSPLDAAILAQRFLRK; this is encoded by the exons ATGTCCAAACGGCGCTCGTCGGAGAGGGGGGCTGGGGAGACATCAGGCAGAGCCAGCAAGTTGCAATGTCCCGGGATATCCGGCAGTAATGCTAAGAGAGCTGGGCCTTTCATCCTTG GGCCTCGCCTGGGCAACTCACCAGTGCCGAGCATAGTGCAGTGTCTGGCCAGAAAAGATGGCACCGATGACTTCTATCAGCTCAAA ATCCTGACGCTGGAGGAACGAGTGAACTCTGCTGGGGAGACTCAGGAGGAGAGGCAGGGGAAGatgctgctgcacacagaaTACTCCCTCCTTTCTCTGCTGCATAACCAGGATGGGGTGGTCCACCACCATGGCCTCTTTCAG GATCGAGCCTATGAAATAGTGGAGGACAGGGAGGCGAACAAAGTGCGCAAGATGAAGAAGCGAATCTGCCTTGTGCTGGATTGCCTGTGTGCTCATGACTTTAGCGACAAGACAGCAGATCTAATAAACCTCCAGCATTACGTCATAAAGGAGAAGCGACTGAGTGAGCGCGAGGCAATTGTCATCTTCTATGATGTGGTTCGTGTAGTGGAGGCTCTTCATAAG AAAAACATTGTGCACAGAGACCTCAAGCTGGGAAACATGGTGCTAAACAAACG GACTCACAGAATCACCATCACCAACTTCTGTCTGGGAAAGCACCTTGTAAGTGAAGACGACCTGCTAAAAGACCAGAGAGGAAGTCCGGCCTACATTAGCCCCGATGTATTAAGTG GTCGACCATACCGTGGTAAACCCAGTGACATGTGGGCTCTCGGTGTAGTCCTATTCACTATGCTTTATGGCCAGTTCCCCTTTTATGACAGCATACCTCAAGAGCTCTTCCGCAAGATTAAGGCAGCCGAGTACACCATCCCAGA GGACGGTCGTGTGTCAGAGAACACAGTGTGCCTCATCCGAAAACTGCTGGTGCTGGACCCTCAGCAGAGGCTGACTGCAGGAGAGGTGCTGGAGTCCCTCAGTGCCATCATTGCCTCATG GCAGTCTGTGTCATCAATGAGTGGCCCTCTGCAAGTGGTTCCTGATATTGACGATCAGGTCAATCACCCAGAACATCTGCAAGAG gccaaagtaatagaagagtcctCACAGTACGAGTTTGAGAACTACATGCgccagcagctgctgctggctgaAGAGAAGAACACTATCCATGAATCCAAGAGCTTTCTTAGCAAGCGCCAGTTTGGGAGCATCCCACCTGTAAGGCGTCTGGGCCACGACGCTCAGCCTGTCAGCCCGCTAGATGCTGCCATCCTGGCACAACGTTTCCTCCGGAAGTAG
- the oscp1b gene encoding protein OSCP1 isoform X1 produces MSSRTLPLLFINLGGEMLYILDQRLRAQNIPADKAKKVSTIAAWIEEDRKRVMNDIITTMFNKKFLEELFKPQELYSKKALRTVFDRLAHASIMRLNQASMDKLYDLMTMAFKYQVLLCPRPKDILLVSFNHMDAIKDFVKDTPSILSQVDETYRQLIEMYTPLSSGEFQLIRQTLLIFFQDMHIRVSIFLKDKVQNSNGRFVLPTSGSVPHGTQVPGLIRIFSCTGEELTRQQFNNGGNYNAALREGSFEIFGDRVTKLGTNMYSVSRPVETHMSGTSKNSAQHTKVSAAPNPLAKEELNLLARLMGGLEVEKPGNTDSGFRVNLFATDEEEEEALISRPDELSYGVINIQATKDQQANAELAKIMGEFTESGDQSPGASSKGDDLLAMMDGL; encoded by the exons ATGTCGTCGAGGACTCTGCCTTTACTCTTTATTAATCTCGGCGGGGAAATGCTGTACATCCTGGACCAGCGGCTTCGAGCTCAGAATATACCTGCTGACAAAGCTAAGAAAG TTTCCACAATAGCTGCCTGGATAGAGGAGGACAGAAAAAGAG ttatgaatgacatcATCACCACTATGTTCAATAAAAAGTTCCTGGAGGAGCTTTTCAAGCCGCAGGAGCTTTATTCCAAGAAGGCCCTGCGGACGGTGTTTGACAGGTTGGCTCATGCATCCATAATGAGGCTCAATCAAGCTAGTATGGACAAA CTCTATGATTTGATGACCATGGCTTTCAAATATCAGGTGCTTCTCTGTCCCCGACCTAAGGACATCCTCCTCGTCTCCTTCAACCACATGGATGCGATCAAAGACTTTGTGAAAGATACTCCCAGCATTCTCAGCCAGGTTGATGAAACGTACCGACAGCTCATAGAG aTGTATACACCTTTGTCCAGTGGTGAATTCCAGCTAATTAGACAAACTCTTCTTATCTTCTTCCAAGACATGCATATAAGG GTGTCTATTTTCCTCAAAGATAAAGTGCAGAACTCAAATGGTCGCTTCGTACTTCCCACCAGTGGTTCTGTTCCCCATGGAACACAAGTCCCTGGCTTGATAAG GATCTTTAGCTGTACTGGTGAGGAGCTGACCAGACAGCAGTTCAATAATGGAGGGAACTACAATGCTGCACTCCGGGAAGGATCTTTTGAGATTTTTGGAGACAGAGTAACAAAATTAGGCACAAACAT GTACAGTGTAAGCCGCCCAGTGGAGACTCACATGTCTGGCACATCCAAAAATTCTGCTCAGCACACAAAG GTCAGTGCTGCTCCTAACCCTCTAGCCAAAGAGGAACTGAACTTGTTGGCCAGATTAATGGGAGGATTGGAAGTTGAGAAACCAGGAAACACAGACAGTGGCTTCCGAGTTAATCTCTTTGCcacagatgaagaagaaga AGAAGCATTAATATCAAGACCTGATGAGCTTTCATATGGAGTCATAAACATCCAAGCAACAAAG GATCAGCAGGCCAATGCAGAACTGGCCAAGATCATGGGAGAGTTCACCGAGTCAGGAGATCAGTCGCCAGGTGCCAGCAGCAAAGGAGATGACCTTCTAGCCATGATGGACGGTCTGTGA
- the oscp1b gene encoding protein OSCP1 isoform X2 gives MSSRTLPLLFINLGGEMLYILDQRLRAQNIPADKAKKVMNDIITTMFNKKFLEELFKPQELYSKKALRTVFDRLAHASIMRLNQASMDKLYDLMTMAFKYQVLLCPRPKDILLVSFNHMDAIKDFVKDTPSILSQVDETYRQLIEMYTPLSSGEFQLIRQTLLIFFQDMHIRVSIFLKDKVQNSNGRFVLPTSGSVPHGTQVPGLIRIFSCTGEELTRQQFNNGGNYNAALREGSFEIFGDRVTKLGTNMYSVSRPVETHMSGTSKNSAQHTKVSAAPNPLAKEELNLLARLMGGLEVEKPGNTDSGFRVNLFATDEEEEEALISRPDELSYGVINIQATKDQQANAELAKIMGEFTESGDQSPGASSKGDDLLAMMDGL, from the exons ATGTCGTCGAGGACTCTGCCTTTACTCTTTATTAATCTCGGCGGGGAAATGCTGTACATCCTGGACCAGCGGCTTCGAGCTCAGAATATACCTGCTGACAAAGCTAAGAAAG ttatgaatgacatcATCACCACTATGTTCAATAAAAAGTTCCTGGAGGAGCTTTTCAAGCCGCAGGAGCTTTATTCCAAGAAGGCCCTGCGGACGGTGTTTGACAGGTTGGCTCATGCATCCATAATGAGGCTCAATCAAGCTAGTATGGACAAA CTCTATGATTTGATGACCATGGCTTTCAAATATCAGGTGCTTCTCTGTCCCCGACCTAAGGACATCCTCCTCGTCTCCTTCAACCACATGGATGCGATCAAAGACTTTGTGAAAGATACTCCCAGCATTCTCAGCCAGGTTGATGAAACGTACCGACAGCTCATAGAG aTGTATACACCTTTGTCCAGTGGTGAATTCCAGCTAATTAGACAAACTCTTCTTATCTTCTTCCAAGACATGCATATAAGG GTGTCTATTTTCCTCAAAGATAAAGTGCAGAACTCAAATGGTCGCTTCGTACTTCCCACCAGTGGTTCTGTTCCCCATGGAACACAAGTCCCTGGCTTGATAAG GATCTTTAGCTGTACTGGTGAGGAGCTGACCAGACAGCAGTTCAATAATGGAGGGAACTACAATGCTGCACTCCGGGAAGGATCTTTTGAGATTTTTGGAGACAGAGTAACAAAATTAGGCACAAACAT GTACAGTGTAAGCCGCCCAGTGGAGACTCACATGTCTGGCACATCCAAAAATTCTGCTCAGCACACAAAG GTCAGTGCTGCTCCTAACCCTCTAGCCAAAGAGGAACTGAACTTGTTGGCCAGATTAATGGGAGGATTGGAAGTTGAGAAACCAGGAAACACAGACAGTGGCTTCCGAGTTAATCTCTTTGCcacagatgaagaagaaga AGAAGCATTAATATCAAGACCTGATGAGCTTTCATATGGAGTCATAAACATCCAAGCAACAAAG GATCAGCAGGCCAATGCAGAACTGGCCAAGATCATGGGAGAGTTCACCGAGTCAGGAGATCAGTCGCCAGGTGCCAGCAGCAAAGGAGATGACCTTCTAGCCATGATGGACGGTCTGTGA